The Rhodopseudomonas palustris genome window below encodes:
- a CDS encoding sodium:proton antiporter, producing MIERCSRRFRLLLPLLVFAALPGPAQAAELDGAALGWAWGVPFAGILLSIALGPLLAPKVWHAHYGKIAAGWGVLALAPIAIVYGWDIALASLIHALLAEYLSFIVLLFALFTVSGGILVTGTIRATPLINTGLLAVGTACASLIGTTGAAMVLIRPLIRANAGRQHNVHVVVFFIILVANIGGALSPLGDPPLFVGFLRGVDFFWPVQHLWQQTLIVAGVLLVVFYLLDRWYARHDAPAKTAEAPIGFRGGINFLLIAGIIATILACAQWRPGIEFDVYGTKVALQNLVRDAMLVVLALLSLWWTADEHRAANGFTWEPIREVAKLFAGIFVAIIPVLAMLHAGKSGLFAPLLEAVTASDGTPREVPYFWFTGLLSAVLDNAPTYLVFFELAGGRPAELMGPLAGTLAAISMGSVYMGALTYVGNAPNFMVYAIATERGIKMPGFFGYALRAGLVLIPLFLLLTFLPIVPNLRLH from the coding sequence ATGATCGAACGCTGCTCCCGCCGATTTCGCCTGTTACTTCCGCTGCTCGTCTTCGCCGCGCTTCCGGGGCCAGCGCAGGCGGCCGAGCTCGATGGCGCGGCGCTCGGCTGGGCCTGGGGCGTGCCGTTCGCCGGCATCCTCTTGTCGATCGCGCTCGGACCGCTGCTGGCGCCGAAGGTCTGGCACGCGCATTACGGCAAGATCGCCGCCGGCTGGGGCGTGCTGGCACTGGCGCCGATTGCGATCGTCTACGGCTGGGACATCGCGCTGGCATCACTGATCCATGCGCTGCTCGCCGAGTATCTCAGCTTCATCGTGTTGCTGTTCGCGCTGTTCACGGTGTCGGGCGGCATCCTGGTCACCGGTACCATCCGAGCGACGCCGCTGATCAACACCGGACTGCTTGCCGTGGGCACGGCGTGCGCCAGCCTGATCGGCACCACCGGCGCCGCGATGGTCCTGATCAGGCCGCTGATCCGCGCCAATGCGGGACGGCAGCACAACGTCCACGTCGTAGTGTTCTTCATCATCCTGGTCGCCAATATCGGCGGCGCATTGTCCCCGCTGGGCGATCCGCCGCTGTTCGTCGGATTCCTGCGCGGCGTGGATTTCTTCTGGCCGGTCCAACACCTGTGGCAGCAGACCCTGATCGTCGCCGGCGTGCTGCTGGTGGTGTTCTATCTGCTCGACCGCTGGTATGCGCGCCACGATGCGCCGGCCAAGACGGCCGAGGCGCCGATCGGATTTCGCGGCGGCATCAATTTCCTGCTGATCGCCGGCATCATCGCCACCATTCTGGCCTGCGCGCAGTGGCGTCCCGGCATCGAATTCGACGTTTACGGCACCAAGGTCGCGCTGCAGAACCTGGTGCGCGACGCGATGCTGGTGGTGCTGGCGCTGCTGTCGCTGTGGTGGACGGCGGACGAGCATCGCGCCGCCAACGGCTTCACCTGGGAGCCGATCCGCGAGGTCGCCAAGCTGTTCGCCGGGATCTTCGTCGCGATCATCCCGGTGCTGGCGATGCTGCACGCCGGCAAGAGCGGGCTATTTGCGCCGCTGCTGGAGGCGGTGACGGCGAGCGACGGTACGCCGCGCGAGGTGCCGTATTTCTGGTTCACGGGCCTGTTGTCGGCGGTGCTCGATAACGCGCCGACCTATCTGGTGTTCTTCGAGCTGGCAGGCGGACGCCCCGCCGAGCTTATGGGGCCGCTCGCCGGTACGCTCGCGGCGATCTCGATGGGCTCGGTCTATATGGGCGCGCTGACCTATGTCGGTAACGCGCCGAACTTCATGGTCTATGCGATCGCCACCGAGCGCGGCATCAAGATGCCGGGCTTCTTCGGCTACGCGCTGCGGGCTGGCCTGGTGCTGATCCCGCTGTTCCTGCTGCTGACGTTCCTGCCGATCGTCCCGAACCTGCGGCTGCACTGA
- a CDS encoding Nramp family divalent metal transporter: protein MDARSPQMTAEPSPAPEQTTGWRLARGEPSLAGMFGTVPTRAKGPFWRKLIAFLGPGYLVAVGYMDPGNWATSLAGGSKYGYALLTVALVSNIMAVVLQSLCTRLGVGAGRDLAQACRDAYPRWVSWPLWLSAEIAITATDLAEVIGTAIGLNLLFGIPLEIGVLITAADVFLVLALQAFGFRWIEAFVVALLGVIAACFAVQIAMADPDWGAVIRGFAPTTRVLTEPGMLYLALGILGATVMPHNLYLHSGLVQTRGFGTSPADKHEAIKLATFDSTIALTFALSINASILILAAATFHHAGQTDIAELDQAHAFLAPLLGSTLAPTLFGIALLACGLNSTITATLAGQIVMEGFIQIRIKPWLRRMVTRLIAIVPAVAVTIIAGEKGTGQLLILSQVVLSLQLPFAVVPLVVFTASRAKMGEFVAPRWLTAIASLIAAIIVVLNIKLVFDYVTGG, encoded by the coding sequence ATGGATGCAAGATCGCCGCAAATGACAGCCGAACCCTCGCCGGCACCGGAGCAGACCACGGGGTGGCGGTTGGCGCGCGGCGAGCCGTCGCTCGCCGGGATGTTCGGGACCGTGCCGACCCGGGCCAAGGGTCCGTTCTGGCGCAAGCTGATCGCCTTCCTCGGCCCCGGCTATCTGGTCGCGGTCGGCTACATGGACCCCGGCAATTGGGCGACCTCGCTCGCGGGCGGCTCCAAATACGGCTACGCACTTCTCACCGTCGCGCTGGTCTCCAACATCATGGCCGTGGTGCTGCAGTCGCTGTGCACGCGGCTCGGCGTCGGCGCGGGCAGGGACCTCGCCCAGGCCTGCCGCGACGCCTATCCGCGTTGGGTCTCATGGCCGCTGTGGCTGTCGGCGGAGATCGCCATCACCGCCACCGACCTTGCCGAAGTGATCGGCACTGCGATCGGGCTCAATCTGTTGTTCGGTATTCCGCTCGAGATCGGCGTGCTGATCACCGCGGCCGACGTGTTCCTGGTGCTGGCCCTGCAGGCGTTCGGCTTCCGCTGGATCGAGGCGTTCGTCGTGGCGCTGCTCGGCGTGATCGCGGCGTGCTTTGCGGTCCAGATCGCAATGGCCGATCCGGATTGGGGCGCGGTGATCCGCGGCTTTGCCCCCACCACGCGGGTGCTGACCGAGCCCGGCATGCTGTATCTGGCGCTCGGCATCCTCGGCGCCACGGTGATGCCGCATAATCTCTACCTGCACTCCGGCCTGGTTCAGACGCGCGGTTTCGGGACAAGCCCCGCCGACAAGCACGAAGCGATCAAACTCGCGACCTTCGACTCCACGATCGCGCTGACCTTCGCGCTGAGCATCAATGCGTCGATCCTGATCCTGGCGGCCGCAACCTTCCACCATGCCGGTCAGACCGACATTGCCGAACTCGACCAGGCCCACGCCTTCCTGGCGCCGCTGCTCGGCTCGACGCTGGCGCCGACGCTATTCGGCATCGCGCTGCTCGCCTGCGGCCTGAACTCGACCATCACCGCCACGCTGGCCGGCCAGATCGTGATGGAAGGCTTCATCCAGATCCGGATCAAGCCTTGGCTGCGACGGATGGTGACGCGACTGATCGCAATCGTTCCGGCGGTTGCGGTGACGATCATCGCCGGCGAGAAGGGCACCGGACAGCTCCTGATCCTCAGTCAGGTGGTGCTCAGCCTGCAACTGCCGTTCGCCGTGGTGCCGCTGGTGGTGTTCACCGCCAGCCGGGCGAAGATGGGCGAATTCGTTGCGCCGCGCTGGCTCACCGCCATCGCGTCGTTGATCGCAGCGATCATCGTCGTGCTGAATATCAAGCTGGTGTTCGACTACGTGACCGGCGGGTAG
- a CDS encoding AraC family transcriptional regulator: MPVQSIVSVFNPDLTRLPAVAHRLHFSDHESEVPLHVHRKGQLILALHGAVTCTAANEIWIVPPNCGVWIPGGVPHSARATANAQLNYLFVEPEAANLPCSSCTLAISPLIRELVERLAEESADYPADSHAARMARVLLDELADMPRERFNLPISSHPKIRAIADALTAEPSDRRTLSDWAKQVAMSERSLARLLIRETGLTFGRWRQQLHLVVALRELASGEAVHNVAAELGYESVNAFITMFKKALGSTPAQYFAQRHALTKAGSNEQKRV, encoded by the coding sequence ATGCCCGTGCAATCTATCGTTTCCGTTTTCAACCCCGACCTGACGCGTCTGCCGGCGGTCGCCCATCGGCTGCATTTCTCGGACCATGAGTCGGAGGTGCCGTTGCATGTGCATCGGAAGGGGCAGCTGATCCTCGCCCTGCACGGAGCCGTCACCTGCACGGCCGCCAATGAAATCTGGATCGTGCCGCCCAACTGCGGGGTATGGATTCCTGGCGGCGTGCCTCACAGCGCGCGCGCGACTGCCAATGCCCAGCTCAATTACCTGTTCGTCGAACCGGAAGCGGCGAACCTTCCCTGCTCCAGTTGCACGCTGGCGATTTCTCCGCTGATCCGAGAATTAGTCGAGCGTCTCGCAGAGGAGAGTGCGGACTATCCCGCAGACAGCCATGCAGCCCGAATGGCGCGCGTGCTGCTGGACGAACTCGCGGACATGCCGCGAGAGCGGTTCAACCTACCAATTTCCAGCCATCCAAAGATCCGGGCCATAGCCGACGCTCTGACAGCCGAACCGTCCGACCGCAGGACCTTGAGCGATTGGGCAAAGCAGGTCGCAATGAGTGAAAGATCATTGGCGCGGCTGCTGATCCGCGAAACGGGACTGACATTCGGACGCTGGCGGCAGCAACTCCACCTCGTCGTCGCGCTCCGGGAACTTGCGAGCGGCGAAGCGGTGCATAACGTTGCGGCCGAACTCGGCTATGAGTCAGTCAACGCCTTCATCACCATGTTCAAGAAGGCGCTTGGAAGCACACCCGCTCAGTACTTCGCGCAGCGTCACGCGCTCACGAAGGCGGGGTCAAATGAGCAGAAGCGTGTTTGA
- a CDS encoding FUSC family protein, with the protein MTQTHAAARQALANFLRQPARKEDADAVLFSAKSFAAAMLAYYISLRIGLPKPFWAIVTVYIVSQTSAGASVSRGVYRFAGTFVGAIATVAIVPNFVNDPIVCCLILAGWIGRCLFLSLLDRTPRAYAFVLAGYTTSLIGFPSVLEPGAVFDTASLRVQEICIGILCAVLIHRYVWPKPMTGQFTGKLSAMLQDARRLASVALTGLSEDNRQRREQLAVDLLMIQGLATHLPYDSASARPRRETVQLIHDRLARLLPLTAEIEERVRSLSVEHAAVDEPAALVADVGGWIAVNQPDDDQQAEAARLIGRARSIQKCLGTDATMPVDRVGANLAGHLAEMIGLLNDCDKLSQSMTANRRVRRATALHGPELAKGYVYHRDPWMAARAAFGAMVGILAGCAFWIWSAWPDGGTAVSILGVCCTLFGNVDTPLPFVVKYIVGSIFGVLISLFYSFVILPHVTNFAVLVAVLAPAFLFAGSLQARAPTAFMAMGITLTIPILSGLGTSYIGDFAASLNMAIALFVAVGFAAVSMSIFQTVPVDVAINRLLHLSRRDVGRRALGGAPNEARWTSLMIDRTALQLPRLRAARNAYADVLDDTLRLLRIGHVAGQLRKTIPQFKGEARAAIEGLLTEIAAHFRGRRPITPAVLIDFDQRIERLTAMMEHSSQIGRSRIFDLLIDLRFALGANGAARKGALADDR; encoded by the coding sequence TTGACTCAGACCCACGCAGCAGCGCGCCAGGCGCTGGCGAACTTTCTCCGCCAGCCCGCCAGGAAGGAAGATGCCGATGCGGTCCTGTTTTCGGCGAAGAGTTTCGCCGCGGCGATGCTCGCCTATTACATTTCGCTGCGGATCGGGTTGCCCAAGCCGTTTTGGGCCATCGTCACGGTCTACATCGTCTCCCAGACATCTGCGGGAGCCTCAGTCAGCCGTGGCGTGTATCGCTTCGCCGGGACGTTCGTGGGCGCAATAGCGACCGTCGCGATCGTGCCGAACTTCGTCAACGATCCGATCGTGTGCTGCCTGATCCTCGCCGGCTGGATCGGCCGTTGCCTGTTTCTCTCGCTGCTCGATCGGACACCACGAGCCTACGCTTTTGTCCTTGCAGGCTACACGACGAGCCTGATCGGCTTTCCAAGCGTACTTGAGCCCGGCGCAGTCTTCGACACGGCTTCCTTGCGGGTCCAGGAGATCTGCATCGGCATTCTCTGCGCAGTTCTGATCCATCGATATGTTTGGCCAAAGCCGATGACGGGCCAGTTCACCGGCAAGCTATCAGCGATGCTGCAGGACGCTCGCCGGCTTGCGAGTGTCGCGCTGACGGGATTGTCGGAAGATAACCGCCAACGGCGCGAACAGCTCGCTGTCGACCTTCTGATGATTCAGGGGCTGGCGACACATCTTCCATACGATTCCGCGTCTGCCAGGCCCCGCCGCGAGACAGTGCAGCTCATCCACGACCGGCTCGCTCGGCTTCTGCCACTCACGGCCGAGATCGAGGAGCGCGTACGTTCTCTCAGCGTCGAGCACGCAGCCGTCGATGAACCGGCCGCGTTGGTCGCTGATGTGGGAGGCTGGATCGCAGTCAATCAGCCGGATGATGATCAGCAGGCGGAAGCTGCTCGTCTGATCGGGCGTGCGAGATCAATTCAGAAATGTCTGGGCACGGACGCGACGATGCCTGTCGACAGGGTAGGTGCCAACCTTGCCGGCCATCTGGCGGAAATGATCGGCCTGCTGAACGACTGCGACAAGCTCAGTCAGAGCATGACCGCCAACCGGCGCGTCCGAAGAGCAACAGCGCTGCACGGCCCCGAGCTTGCAAAGGGGTACGTCTATCACCGCGATCCATGGATGGCAGCCCGCGCAGCGTTCGGCGCAATGGTCGGCATCCTTGCCGGCTGCGCCTTCTGGATATGGTCGGCGTGGCCCGACGGCGGAACGGCAGTCTCCATTCTCGGCGTCTGCTGCACCTTGTTCGGAAATGTCGACACACCTCTGCCGTTCGTCGTCAAATATATCGTCGGCTCGATCTTCGGCGTGCTGATCAGCCTGTTCTACAGCTTCGTCATCCTTCCTCATGTGACAAACTTCGCGGTGCTCGTTGCGGTCCTTGCCCCCGCGTTCCTGTTCGCCGGCTCTCTCCAAGCGCGAGCGCCGACGGCCTTCATGGCGATGGGCATCACTCTCACCATTCCGATCCTGTCCGGGCTGGGAACGAGCTACATCGGCGATTTCGCGGCCTCGCTCAATATGGCGATCGCGCTGTTCGTGGCGGTTGGGTTCGCCGCGGTCAGCATGTCGATATTCCAGACGGTGCCGGTCGACGTCGCGATCAATCGGCTGCTTCATCTCAGTCGACGGGACGTCGGCCGCCGCGCTCTGGGCGGCGCGCCGAACGAGGCGCGTTGGACAAGTCTGATGATTGACCGAACGGCGCTGCAGCTGCCGAGGCTGCGAGCGGCAAGGAACGCCTATGCAGACGTGCTCGACGATACGCTCCGCCTTCTTCGTATCGGTCACGTCGCCGGTCAGCTTCGTAAGACGATCCCGCAGTTCAAGGGCGAGGCCCGCGCTGCAATAGAAGGTCTTCTCACCGAGATTGCCGCGCACTTTCGCGGCAGGAGACCGATAACGCCAGCCGTCCTTATCGATTTCGATCAGCGCATTGAGCGGCTGACGGCGATGATGGAGCACAGCTCACAGATCGGCCGGTCGCGGATATTCGATCTGTTGATCGACCTGCGTTTCGCGCTCGGCGCGAATGGAGCCGCAAGGAAAGGAGCCCTGGCTGATGATCGCTGA
- a CDS encoding DUF1656 domain-containing protein: MIADLNIGGVLIPGLVVVAFIGLIITIATMRVCTDIGVSRLFAYRPLVEIAIFVIVCGLLMQSLPMIGLSL; this comes from the coding sequence ATGATCGCTGATCTGAATATCGGAGGCGTCTTGATCCCCGGCCTCGTCGTCGTTGCGTTCATCGGGTTGATCATCACGATCGCGACGATGCGCGTCTGCACCGACATCGGCGTCTCGCGCCTGTTCGCCTATCGGCCGCTCGTCGAAATCGCCATCTTTGTCATCGTTTGCGGTCTGCTCATGCAGTCCCTGCCAATGATCGGACTGTCATTGTGA
- a CDS encoding efflux RND transporter periplasmic adaptor subunit, which yields MKSLGSLLGHYSLTLCVFVISGIVALQAWSHYERTPWTRDGRVSVDVVQIAPEVSGTIRSVPIADNQYVKRGDVLYEIDPERLRLAVALAEADVEAKYQDMLVRQATAQRKQQLKLNDVVSQEALQQSSGAAAMATAAYQAAVATLELAKLNLARSVIRSPVDGYVTNLKLRPGDYATAGVTNVAILDGASFWITGYFEETKLQEIRVGAPARVKLMGFDQPAVGHVESIGRGIENSNETPGRFGLPNVAATFSWVRLAQRIPVRIHLDRVPSGVELAAGMTATVEIIPGEVEANAGQRS from the coding sequence GTGAAATCGCTTGGATCACTGCTCGGCCACTATTCTCTGACGCTCTGCGTCTTCGTTATTTCCGGAATCGTCGCCCTTCAGGCTTGGAGCCATTACGAACGAACGCCCTGGACTCGCGACGGCAGGGTAAGCGTCGATGTGGTCCAGATCGCGCCGGAAGTCTCTGGCACGATCCGCTCCGTGCCGATCGCCGATAATCAGTATGTGAAACGTGGCGACGTTCTCTACGAGATCGACCCGGAGCGGCTTCGGCTGGCTGTGGCGTTGGCGGAGGCTGACGTTGAGGCGAAGTACCAGGATATGCTGGTGCGGCAAGCCACGGCTCAACGGAAGCAGCAACTCAAACTGAATGACGTGGTCTCACAGGAAGCGCTCCAGCAATCGAGCGGCGCGGCGGCGATGGCCACTGCGGCCTATCAGGCGGCGGTGGCGACGCTGGAGCTGGCCAAACTCAATCTTGCGCGCTCCGTCATTCGCTCTCCAGTCGATGGGTATGTCACCAATTTGAAGCTTCGGCCCGGCGACTATGCGACCGCCGGGGTGACAAATGTCGCGATCCTCGACGGGGCGAGTTTCTGGATCACCGGCTATTTCGAAGAGACGAAACTCCAAGAAATCCGTGTGGGAGCTCCGGCGCGGGTCAAGCTGATGGGTTTCGATCAGCCGGCGGTCGGGCATGTCGAGAGCATCGGTCGGGGCATCGAGAACAGCAACGAAACACCCGGTCGTTTCGGTCTGCCGAATGTGGCGGCGACGTTCTCCTGGGTGCGTCTTGCCCAGCGCATCCCGGTCCGCATTCATCTCGACCGGGTGCCTTCCGGCGTCGAGCTGGCTGCGGGCATGACTGCAACGGTCGAGATCATTCCCGGTGAGGTCGAAGCGAATGCGGGGCAGCGGTCATGA
- a CDS encoding arginyltransferase, whose product MTQHSRDTPQFYLTAPSPCPYLPGRHERKVFTHLVGNKAGELNDLLTHGGFRRSQSIAYRPACDQCRACVSVRVIANEFKPSRNQRKLLARNADLVGEQRNPVPTSEQYSVFRAYLDQRHRHGGMADMTVLDYAMMVEDSHVQTRMIEYRKRSPDTGVTGRGGEPIAAALTDVLGDGLSMVYSFYEPNEQHRSLGTFMILDHIARARRLGLPYVYLGYWIEGSKKMDYKGRYLPQQRLAPSGWLRVDAFGEMQPEPQD is encoded by the coding sequence GTGACCCAGCACTCGCGCGACACACCGCAATTCTATCTGACGGCCCCCTCGCCGTGCCCGTATCTGCCGGGCCGGCACGAACGCAAGGTGTTCACCCACCTCGTCGGCAACAAGGCCGGCGAACTTAACGACCTCCTCACCCATGGCGGCTTCCGCCGCAGCCAGTCGATCGCCTACCGCCCGGCCTGCGACCAGTGCCGGGCCTGCGTCTCGGTGCGGGTGATCGCCAACGAATTCAAGCCGTCGCGCAACCAGCGCAAGCTACTGGCCCGCAATGCCGACCTCGTCGGCGAGCAGCGCAATCCGGTGCCGACCTCCGAGCAGTATTCGGTGTTCCGCGCCTATCTGGACCAGCGCCATCGCCACGGCGGTATGGCCGACATGACGGTGCTCGACTACGCGATGATGGTCGAGGACAGCCACGTCCAGACCCGGATGATCGAGTATCGCAAGCGCTCGCCCGACACCGGCGTCACCGGCCGCGGCGGCGAGCCGATCGCGGCGGCGCTGACCGACGTGCTCGGCGACGGGCTGTCGATGGTGTATTCGTTCTACGAGCCGAACGAGCAGCACCGCTCGCTCGGCACCTTCATGATCCTCGACCACATCGCCCGCGCGCGGCGGCTCGGCCTGCCCTACGTCTATCTCGGCTATTGGATCGAAGGCTCGAAGAAGATGGACTACAAAGGCCGCTACCTGCCGCAGCAGCGGCTGGCACCAAGCGGCTGGCTGCGGGTCGATGCCTTCGGCGAAATGCAGCCCGAGCCGCAGGATTAG
- a CDS encoding RDD family protein, translating into MADYGGSGWRGGEVRPAAFDPWLNPELFQGVLTKRVFAFLIDLVVLTIPVLVVTVFIAMFGLVTLGIGWTLFWLVSPLSVIWALVYYGASLGGPHSATIGMRTMGLELTTWTGEPGYFVLGAAHAFLFWLSLSMLTPLVLLVGLFNARRRLLHDIVLGTVIINSTVPASQPARSY; encoded by the coding sequence ATGGCTGACTATGGCGGGAGTGGCTGGCGCGGCGGCGAGGTACGGCCGGCGGCGTTCGATCCCTGGCTCAATCCGGAACTGTTTCAAGGCGTGCTGACCAAGCGCGTCTTCGCGTTCCTGATCGACCTCGTGGTGCTCACCATCCCGGTGCTGGTGGTCACGGTCTTCATCGCGATGTTCGGCCTGGTGACACTCGGCATCGGCTGGACGCTGTTCTGGCTGGTCTCACCGCTGTCGGTGATCTGGGCACTGGTGTACTACGGCGCCTCGCTCGGCGGCCCGCACTCGGCGACGATCGGCATGCGGACCATGGGCCTCGAACTCACCACCTGGACTGGCGAGCCCGGCTACTTCGTGCTCGGCGCGGCGCACGCCTTCCTGTTCTGGCTGTCGCTGTCGATGCTGACGCCGCTGGTGCTGCTGGTCGGGCTGTTCAATGCCCGCCGCCGCCTGCTGCACGACATCGTACTCGGAACTGTGATTATCAACAGCACCGTGCCCGCCTCCCAGCCGGCGCGCTCCTACTAA
- the hemB gene encoding porphobilinogen synthase — protein sequence MAIKFGRPIEIRDPSTRPAAPPLDLTIRPRRNRKTEWARRLVRENVLTTDDLIWPMFVIDGTNQRVQVASMPGVERLSVDQIVRDAERAAKLDIPCIALFPFTEPSLRDEHGTEASNPENLICKTVRAIKKEFPQIGVLCDVALDPYTSHGHDGLIEDGRILNDETVAVLVQQSLVQAQAGCDVIAPSDMMDGRIGAIREALDAAGYLDVQIMAYAAKYASAFYGPFRDAIGSAKALTGDKRTYQMDPANTDEAIREVELDLAEGADMVMVKPGMPYLDIVRRVKDTFGVPTFAYQVSGEYAMIAAAANNGWLDGDRAMMESLLAFKRAGANGVLTYFAPAAAEKLRQQG from the coding sequence ATGGCGATCAAGTTCGGCCGTCCCATCGAGATTCGTGACCCCTCGACCCGGCCCGCCGCTCCGCCGCTCGATCTCACCATCCGTCCGCGCCGCAACCGCAAGACCGAGTGGGCTCGCCGTTTGGTGCGTGAGAACGTCCTGACCACTGACGACCTGATCTGGCCGATGTTCGTGATCGACGGCACCAACCAGCGGGTTCAGGTCGCCTCGATGCCGGGCGTCGAGCGACTCAGCGTCGACCAGATCGTTCGCGACGCCGAGCGCGCCGCCAAGCTCGATATCCCGTGCATCGCGCTGTTCCCGTTCACCGAGCCGTCGCTGCGTGACGAGCACGGCACCGAAGCCTCCAATCCGGAAAACCTGATCTGCAAGACGGTTCGCGCGATCAAGAAGGAATTCCCGCAGATCGGCGTGCTGTGCGACGTGGCGCTCGACCCCTACACCAGCCACGGCCATGACGGCCTGATCGAGGATGGCCGCATCCTCAACGACGAGACCGTCGCGGTGCTGGTGCAGCAGTCGCTGGTGCAGGCCCAGGCCGGCTGCGATGTGATCGCGCCCTCGGATATGATGGATGGCCGGATCGGCGCGATCCGCGAAGCGCTCGATGCCGCCGGCTACCTCGACGTTCAGATCATGGCCTATGCGGCCAAGTATGCGTCCGCCTTCTACGGCCCGTTCCGCGACGCGATCGGTTCGGCCAAGGCGCTGACCGGCGACAAGCGCACCTATCAGATGGACCCGGCCAACACCGACGAGGCGATCCGCGAGGTCGAACTCGATCTCGCCGAAGGCGCCGACATGGTGATGGTCAAGCCGGGCATGCCGTATCTCGACATCGTCCGCCGCGTGAAGGACACCTTCGGCGTTCCCACGTTCGCCTATCAGGTGTCGGGCGAGTACGCGATGATCGCCGCGGCCGCCAACAACGGCTGGCTCGACGGCGATCGGGCGATGATGGAAAGCCTGCTCGCCTTCAAGCGCGCCGGCGCCAATGGCGTGCTGACCTACTTCGCCCCGGCGGCGGCCGAGAAGCTGCGGCAGCAGGGCTAA
- a CDS encoding DUF6163 family protein, whose product MSELPPREQPPRDQAISVAAISPERPDNHENDWTRRLVLFLRVMAVLSVAKGLYHWAQITGFVGGEDDAFEVQTMAWQTATIYFAVIELVAAVGLWLATPWGAVVWLTTVVSMAVIELMFPTIYGGSLLVVLGEALLLAAYLALAWMAARERPP is encoded by the coding sequence ATGTCCGAACTTCCACCACGCGAACAACCGCCGCGAGACCAGGCGATTTCGGTCGCGGCGATCTCGCCGGAGCGGCCGGATAATCATGAGAACGACTGGACGCGGCGCCTGGTGCTGTTCCTGCGGGTGATGGCGGTGCTGTCGGTCGCCAAGGGACTTTACCACTGGGCGCAGATCACCGGCTTCGTCGGCGGCGAAGACGATGCGTTCGAAGTCCAGACCATGGCCTGGCAGACCGCCACCATCTATTTCGCGGTGATCGAGCTGGTCGCCGCCGTCGGGCTGTGGCTCGCGACGCCGTGGGGCGCTGTTGTGTGGCTGACGACCGTCGTGTCGATGGCGGTGATCGAACTGATGTTCCCGACGATCTATGGCGGCAGCCTGCTGGTGGTGCTCGGCGAAGCGCTGCTGCTCGCCGCCTATCTGGCGCTTGCCTGGATGGCGGCGCGCGAACGGCCGCCATAG